The Dethiosulfovibrio peptidovorans DSM 11002 genome has a window encoding:
- a CDS encoding alanine/glycine:cation symporter family protein, with protein MDQLMSIVQAINGILWGKLLIVFLCGTGLYYTLKLRFVQIRKFGAVIKQTFGGLTLCGEKADAEGMTSFQSLATAIAAQVGTGNLAGAATAIAAGGPGAIFWMWIAAFFGMGTIFAEAVLAQTYKVRDDHGQVTGGPAYYIRDGFGSKWLAGFFSITIILALGFIGNMVQSNSIADAFNSAFGIPTIYVGIGVAILGALIFFGGIGRIASFTEKVVPVMAVLYLLGGLYILITQAANFVPAVKMIFVGAFDPRAATGGLIGVGVKEAVRYGVARGLFSNEAGMGSTPHAHAVAKVKHPAQQGLVAIMGVFIDTFIVLNMTALVIFSTGAIDGQTTGIALTQRAFELGLGSFGNPFIAICLLFFAFSTIIGWYFFGEANIKFLFGSKGLTPYRILVMLFIVLGATLKVRLVWELADMFNGLMVLPNLIALIGLAKVVSRALDDFESDGTLKTK; from the coding sequence ATGGATCAACTTATGAGCATCGTGCAGGCAATCAACGGAATTCTCTGGGGTAAACTTCTCATCGTGTTCCTCTGCGGTACCGGTCTCTATTACACTTTGAAGCTTCGTTTCGTCCAGATCAGGAAATTCGGTGCGGTTATCAAGCAGACTTTCGGAGGTCTGACCCTCTGCGGCGAGAAGGCCGATGCCGAGGGTATGACGTCCTTTCAGTCCCTGGCTACCGCTATAGCCGCTCAGGTAGGTACGGGGAACCTTGCCGGTGCCGCAACTGCTATAGCAGCCGGTGGACCAGGCGCCATCTTCTGGATGTGGATCGCCGCCTTCTTCGGTATGGGCACGATCTTCGCAGAGGCCGTTCTGGCTCAGACCTACAAGGTCAGAGACGATCACGGACAGGTGACAGGCGGTCCCGCCTACTACATAAGGGACGGATTCGGTAGCAAATGGCTGGCCGGATTCTTCTCGATAACGATAATCCTTGCCTTGGGTTTCATCGGCAATATGGTTCAGTCCAACTCCATAGCCGATGCCTTCAACAGCGCTTTCGGCATTCCGACCATCTACGTTGGAATAGGCGTCGCCATCCTGGGTGCGTTGATCTTCTTCGGCGGGATTGGACGCATAGCCTCCTTTACCGAAAAGGTAGTTCCCGTCATGGCCGTCCTTTACCTTCTCGGCGGTCTCTACATACTGATAACTCAGGCGGCTAACTTTGTCCCCGCCGTTAAGATGATCTTCGTGGGTGCCTTCGACCCCAGAGCCGCTACCGGAGGACTTATCGGAGTCGGCGTCAAGGAAGCTGTTCGTTACGGTGTGGCCAGAGGGCTGTTCTCCAATGAGGCGGGCATGGGCTCCACCCCTCACGCTCACGCCGTCGCCAAGGTGAAGCATCCGGCCCAGCAGGGACTGGTGGCTATCATGGGCGTTTTCATCGATACCTTCATAGTCTTGAACATGACCGCTTTGGTCATTTTCTCTACCGGTGCTATCGACGGTCAGACCACCGGTATCGCCCTGACCCAGAGGGCTTTCGAGCTGGGGCTCGGTTCCTTTGGTAATCCCTTCATAGCTATCTGCCTCCTGTTCTTCGCTTTCTCCACGATAATAGGCTGGTATTTCTTCGGAGAGGCTAACATAAAGTTTCTCTTCGGTTCCAAGGGATTGACCCCCTACAGGATACTGGTCATGCTGTTTATCGTTTTAGGCGCCACTTTGAAGGTCCGCCTTGTATGGGAATTGGCCGATATGTTCAACGGTCTGATGGTCCTTCCGAACCTCATAGCCCTCATCGGGCTGGCGAAGGTCGTCAGCAGGGCCTTGGACGATTTCGAGTCGGACGGCACTTTGAAGACGAAATAG
- the grdB gene encoding glycine reductase complex selenoprotein B, translated as MTYRVVHYINQFFAGIGGEEKADIKPEVREGVVGPGMALKGAFKGEAEVVATIICGDNYFADNIDSTSEFVAETVKKFEADGFVAGPGFNAGRYGTACGAVCTAVGEKLGIPTVTALYPENPGAEMYKKGTYVIEAADSARGMGKAVPAMASLLLKLMKGEPIGTPEEEGYIEKGVRINMFYEKVGAERAIDMLIKKLKGEPFKTEYKLPVFDRVDPRPAIKDMAHAKVAIVTSGGIVPFGNPDHIAASSAQNYGEYDITGVLDLKEGEYQTAHGGYDQTYANQDADRVLPVDVLRDLEKEGRIGSLHNLFYTTVGNGTAVANAKKFGVEIGNKLKEAGVDAVILTSTUGTCTRCGATLVKAIEETADVPVVHMATIVPISLSVGANRIIPTVAIPHPLGDPNMSPEDEKVLRRHLVDKALVALETEVSEQTVFKDED; from the coding sequence ATGACCTATCGTGTGGTTCATTACATCAACCAGTTCTTCGCCGGCATCGGCGGGGAGGAAAAGGCAGACATCAAACCGGAGGTCCGCGAAGGCGTAGTCGGTCCCGGTATGGCTCTTAAAGGAGCTTTCAAGGGCGAGGCCGAGGTGGTCGCTACCATAATCTGCGGTGACAACTACTTCGCCGACAACATCGACTCGACCTCCGAGTTCGTGGCCGAGACCGTCAAGAAGTTCGAGGCCGACGGGTTCGTCGCCGGTCCGGGATTCAACGCCGGACGTTACGGCACCGCCTGCGGTGCTGTATGTACCGCCGTCGGAGAGAAGCTGGGTATACCCACAGTTACCGCTCTCTATCCCGAAAACCCCGGTGCCGAGATGTACAAGAAGGGTACCTACGTTATCGAGGCTGCCGACAGCGCTCGCGGCATGGGCAAAGCCGTGCCCGCCATGGCCTCTCTCCTGCTCAAGCTGATGAAAGGAGAGCCCATCGGGACCCCCGAGGAAGAAGGATACATCGAAAAGGGCGTCCGTATCAATATGTTCTACGAGAAGGTCGGCGCCGAGCGTGCCATCGACATGCTGATCAAGAAGCTCAAGGGCGAGCCCTTCAAGACCGAGTACAAGCTTCCTGTGTTCGACAGGGTAGATCCCCGTCCCGCCATCAAGGATATGGCTCACGCCAAGGTCGCTATTGTAACCTCCGGTGGTATAGTGCCTTTTGGCAACCCGGACCACATCGCCGCTTCCAGCGCTCAGAACTACGGCGAGTACGATATCACCGGGGTTCTGGATCTCAAGGAAGGCGAGTATCAGACAGCTCACGGCGGATACGATCAGACCTATGCCAACCAAGACGCCGACAGGGTCCTTCCTGTGGATGTCCTAAGAGATCTGGAGAAAGAGGGACGTATCGGTTCCCTTCACAATCTCTTCTACACCACCGTCGGTAACGGCACGGCCGTGGCAAACGCCAAGAAGTTCGGTGTAGAGATCGGGAATAAGCTGAAGGAAGCCGGCGTAGACGCCGTTATCCTGACCTCCACCTGAGGAACCTGCACGCGTTGCGGTGCAACGCTCGTGAAGGCTATCGAGGAGACCGCCGACGTTCCCGTGGTCCACATGGCCACCATCGTCCCGATATCCCTCAGCGTCGGTGCCAACAGGATCATTCCCACCGTCGCCATACCTCACCCTCTGGGAGACCCCAACATGTCTCCTGAGGACGAGAAGGTGCTTCGTCGTCACCTTGTGGACAAGGCTCTCGTTGCCCTGGAGACCGAGGTCTCAGAGCAGACGGTCTTCAAGGACGAGGACTAG
- the grdA gene encoding glycine/sarcosine/betaine reductase complex selenoprotein A, with protein MGKLAGKKLILLGERDGVPAPAMEACFKNSGAEVIFAATECFVUTAAGAMDLQNQQRVKDAAEKYNPEDLVVVLGSSDAEGAEIYAETVCNGDPTYAGPLAGVQLGLAVYDIFDQEIREEADPEEWENQISMMEMVLEPEALAEAVKGMREQYSKYSL; from the coding sequence ATGGGTAAGTTGGCCGGAAAAAAACTCATCCTTCTGGGCGAACGCGATGGCGTTCCCGCCCCGGCGATGGAGGCCTGCTTCAAGAACAGCGGCGCGGAGGTTATTTTCGCGGCGACCGAGTGTTTTGTCTGAACGGCCGCCGGAGCGATGGACCTGCAGAACCAGCAGCGTGTTAAAGACGCTGCCGAGAAGTACAACCCCGAGGATCTCGTGGTCGTACTGGGATCGTCCGATGCGGAAGGCGCAGAGATCTACGCCGAGACCGTTTGCAACGGAGATCCGACCTATGCAGGGCCACTTGCTGGCGTCCAGTTAGGACTTGCCGTTTACGATATATTCGACCAGGAAATCCGCGAAGAGGCAGACCCGGAGGAGTGGGAGAACCAGATCAGTATGATGGAGATGGTTCTCGAGCCAGAAGCTCTCGCCGAGGCCGTTAAAGGTATGCGGGAGCAGTACTCCAAGTACTCCCTGTAG
- a CDS encoding glycine/sarcosine/betaine reductase component B subunit, translating into MKLELHKVKVNKLVFGEKTSVKDGVLTINKQEMIDMLSGIEGVADLDLDLAHPGENVRILPVKDAIEPRCKIEGTNEVFPGWIGDVDPVGEGKTLVLDGAVVLTTGRLVAPQEGIVDMSGPGADYTPFSKTNNLVVVITPDEGVELHAREAACREVGLKSAHYLAKCCKDAVADNVETYDFPAFTESMKAHEGLPKVAYVYMLQTQGLLHDTWVYGVDAKKIIPTMISPTEVMDGAIISGNCVSACDKNNTYVHLNNPVIKNLYAHHGKDFNFVGVIITNENVTLADKKRSSSYAIKLAKMLGVDAVVISEEGFGNPDADLVMNCWKAERAGIKTVLITDEYAGRDGASQSLADSCPEGDACVTAGNANQLIMLPPMEKVIGELPVADVIAGGFFGTLQEDGSLEVEIQAILGATNELGFNKIGAYTI; encoded by the coding sequence TTGAAACTCGAACTCCATAAGGTGAAGGTTAACAAGCTGGTTTTCGGTGAGAAGACCTCCGTTAAAGACGGTGTCCTCACCATCAACAAGCAGGAAATGATCGATATGCTCTCCGGTATCGAGGGAGTCGCCGATCTCGACCTGGATCTGGCGCATCCCGGGGAGAACGTTCGTATCCTTCCTGTGAAAGACGCTATCGAGCCTCGTTGCAAGATAGAAGGTACCAACGAGGTGTTCCCCGGCTGGATCGGTGACGTCGATCCTGTCGGAGAGGGAAAAACCCTCGTCCTGGATGGCGCGGTGGTACTGACCACCGGTCGTCTCGTAGCCCCTCAGGAGGGTATCGTGGACATGTCCGGTCCCGGTGCCGACTACACTCCTTTTTCCAAGACCAACAACCTGGTGGTCGTCATCACTCCAGACGAGGGAGTCGAGCTCCACGCCCGTGAGGCCGCCTGCCGCGAGGTCGGTCTGAAGTCCGCCCATTATCTCGCCAAGTGCTGCAAAGACGCCGTGGCGGATAACGTGGAGACCTACGATTTCCCCGCTTTTACCGAGTCCATGAAAGCGCATGAAGGTCTTCCCAAGGTTGCTTACGTCTACATGCTTCAGACTCAGGGCCTTCTTCACGATACGTGGGTATACGGCGTCGACGCCAAGAAGATAATCCCCACCATGATCAGCCCTACCGAGGTTATGGACGGAGCGATCATCTCCGGAAACTGCGTCTCCGCCTGCGATAAGAACAATACCTACGTCCACCTCAACAATCCCGTCATAAAGAACCTTTACGCCCACCACGGGAAGGATTTCAACTTCGTCGGAGTGATCATCACCAACGAGAACGTCACCCTGGCGGACAAGAAGCGCAGCTCTTCCTATGCGATCAAGCTGGCCAAGATGCTGGGCGTCGACGCCGTGGTCATCTCAGAGGAAGGTTTCGGCAATCCCGACGCCGACCTTGTGATGAACTGCTGGAAGGCCGAGAGGGCTGGAATAAAGACCGTTCTCATCACCGACGAGTATGCCGGTCGCGACGGTGCCAGCCAGTCTTTGGCCGACTCCTGCCCCGAGGGCGATGCCTGCGTGACCGCCGGCAACGCCAATCAGCTGATCATGCTTCCTCCTATGGAGAAGGTCATAGGTGAGCTTCCCGTCGCCGACGTCATCGCCGGAGGTTTCTTCGGAACCCTTCAGGAAGACGGCAGCCTCGAGGTGGAGATCCAGGCTATACTGGGAGCCACCAACGAGCTCGGTTTCAACAAGATCGGCGCTTACACCATATAA
- a CDS encoding GrdX family protein, with protein MVFITNNPAFSSLHQEGLELIFLDGSAYDVVVAARDRIHLGWTLLNHPLYGNFRPYHQPFRSMFLRAPMDQSRPAVDETSLSLVEKAIEVYLSCSDRWLIPDETPEVMYRDCSILDYDLMKETLYKEGVLR; from the coding sequence ATGGTATTTATAACCAATAATCCCGCTTTTTCCTCTCTTCATCAGGAGGGGCTCGAGTTGATCTTCCTGGATGGCTCCGCTTATGACGTAGTCGTCGCCGCAAGGGATCGCATTCACTTGGGCTGGACCCTCCTCAATCATCCTCTCTACGGAAATTTCAGACCTTATCATCAGCCGTTTCGATCTATGTTTCTCCGAGCTCCTATGGACCAATCTCGTCCTGCGGTCGACGAGACCTCGTTGTCTTTGGTCGAGAAGGCCATAGAGGTCTATCTGTCCTGCTCGGACCGATGGCTGATTCCCGATGAGACTCCCGAAGTCATGTATAGAGATTGTTCCATTTTGGACTACGATCTTATGAAAGAAACCCTCTACAAAGAGGGCGTCCTGCGATAG
- a CDS encoding thioredoxin family protein produces the protein MIELDKDNFDAEVKESDLPVVVDFWGPKCTHCLALMPGVEKLAEEFDGKVKFCKVNIQGNRRVAIAHKVMGLPAFLFWNGGEEKARMSGDAVTIEQIKAEIEKLL, from the coding sequence GTGATTGAACTGGATAAGGATAACTTTGACGCCGAGGTAAAGGAAAGCGATCTTCCCGTAGTGGTGGATTTTTGGGGTCCCAAGTGCACCCATTGTCTGGCCCTTATGCCCGGAGTGGAGAAGCTTGCCGAGGAGTTCGACGGTAAGGTTAAGTTTTGCAAGGTTAACATTCAGGGTAACCGCCGTGTGGCCATAGCCCACAAGGTTATGGGACTTCCCGCCTTTCTCTTCTGGAATGGCGGCGAGGAGAAGGCCCGCATGAGTGGAGATGCCGTGACTATCGAGCAGATCAAGGCAGAGATCGAGAAGCTTCTGTAA
- a CDS encoding sodium-dependent transporter: MGQAFFSLSLGMGCMITYGSYLQKDISLPGAAAQVCFLDTMVALLAGLVIFPAVFAFGVEPGAGPGLTFITLPGIFAQMPGGMIWSALFFLLLFVAALTSAISLLEVACAYFIDKGWSRAKAAWTMGTLIFLLGIPSGISLGGGLKIAGKDFMDVAGFFTDQIMMPLGGMLISIFVGWVIADVAKDEVTGNGRIPVFAGFDIWMIFVKFVSPLAILYIFVTGLKW; the protein is encoded by the coding sequence TTGGGACAGGCGTTCTTCTCCCTCTCCCTCGGGATGGGCTGTATGATAACCTACGGCAGCTACCTTCAGAAGGACATCAGCCTTCCCGGAGCGGCTGCACAGGTCTGTTTCCTCGATACGATGGTCGCCTTGCTCGCCGGTCTGGTCATATTCCCGGCGGTCTTCGCTTTCGGCGTCGAGCCAGGAGCGGGACCTGGTCTCACCTTCATAACCCTGCCTGGGATATTCGCCCAGATGCCGGGAGGAATGATATGGTCTGCCCTGTTCTTCCTGCTTCTCTTCGTGGCGGCTCTCACCTCTGCCATCTCCCTTCTGGAGGTGGCCTGCGCCTACTTCATAGATAAAGGCTGGAGCCGTGCCAAGGCTGCCTGGACCATGGGTACGCTGATATTTCTCCTTGGTATACCCTCCGGCATATCCCTCGGAGGCGGTCTCAAGATAGCCGGCAAGGACTTCATGGACGTGGCCGGTTTCTTCACAGACCAGATAATGATGCCTCTTGGCGGGATGCTGATATCCATCTTTGTCGGATGGGTCATAGCCGACGTCGCCAAGGACGAGGTCACTGGAAACGGCAGGATCCCTGTGTTCGCCGGATTCGACATATGGATGATCTTCGTCAAGTTCGTCTCGCCCCTGGCCATCCTCTACATCTTCGTGACCGGGCTCAAATGGTGA
- a CDS encoding IS5 family transposase translates to MKQRSLFAEEIAYDSLEKVNDPLVRIEKAVDWSIFEQPLKDFREGLRQKDSLGGRKPFPPLLMFKILVLQALYNLSDDAMEFQVRDRLSFRRFLGLSLEAKVPDAKTIWLFREQLTKAELMKPLFDLFDGHIRKSGFEAKKGQIVDASIVKVPIQRNKRDENRKIKDGEPPEDWPDNKRSQKDTDARWTKKNGKSSFGYKNHIEIDSQNKIIRKYSVTEASVHDSNVFEELIDPSNSSKDVYADSAYRSHEKISWLEEQGYRPKIQRKGYRGKPITWWEKQGNRTRSKVRSRVEHVFGAQTMKAGNLIVRTIGKARASTAIGLRNLAYNIVRFSFLMMKSGAISAVPK, encoded by the coding sequence TTGAAACAGCGGAGCCTCTTTGCGGAAGAAATAGCCTACGATAGCCTTGAAAAGGTGAACGATCCACTGGTACGAATAGAGAAAGCGGTGGACTGGTCCATCTTCGAGCAGCCGTTGAAGGACTTCCGCGAAGGGCTCAGACAGAAGGATTCTCTGGGAGGAAGAAAGCCCTTCCCTCCTCTTCTCATGTTCAAGATCCTGGTGCTTCAGGCACTGTACAACCTGTCGGACGACGCAATGGAGTTTCAGGTAAGGGACAGGCTTTCCTTCAGACGTTTTCTCGGCCTCTCCCTGGAAGCCAAAGTCCCTGATGCCAAGACTATATGGCTTTTTCGGGAGCAGCTGACCAAGGCGGAACTGATGAAGCCTCTGTTCGATCTTTTTGACGGTCACATCCGTAAAAGCGGCTTCGAGGCAAAAAAAGGGCAGATAGTGGATGCCTCCATAGTGAAGGTCCCGATCCAGAGGAACAAACGGGATGAAAACCGCAAGATCAAGGATGGAGAACCACCGGAAGACTGGCCCGACAACAAGAGATCTCAAAAAGACACCGATGCCAGGTGGACGAAGAAAAACGGCAAAAGCTCCTTCGGCTACAAGAACCACATAGAGATCGACTCTCAGAACAAGATCATCCGTAAATACAGCGTAACCGAGGCATCGGTCCACGACAGCAATGTATTCGAGGAACTCATCGATCCCAGTAACAGCAGCAAAGACGTCTATGCCGACTCAGCTTATAGAAGCCATGAGAAAATCTCTTGGCTTGAGGAACAAGGCTACAGACCGAAGATCCAACGAAAAGGATACAGAGGCAAACCCATCACGTGGTGGGAAAAACAGGGTAACAGAACAAGATCCAAAGTCCGAAGCCGAGTGGAGCACGTCTTTGGAGCCCAAACCATGAAGGCCGGCAACCTGATAGTTCGAACTATCGGGAAAGCCAGAGCTTCAACCGCTATAGGACTGAGAAACCTGGCCTATAACATCGTTCGATTCTCGTTCCTGATGATGAAGTCAGGGGCGATATCTGCCGTGCCCAAATGA
- a CDS encoding HypC/HybG/HupF family hydrogenase formation chaperone, whose protein sequence is MCLAVPHVIIDLAQDGSAMAKAGAIVREIRTDLVDDPAVGDTVLVHAGFAIEKVSQEDSEELTAMWDKIRELAGEEIDEFK, encoded by the coding sequence ATGTGCCTTGCAGTACCGCACGTCATAATCGATTTGGCTCAGGATGGATCGGCGATGGCTAAGGCAGGAGCGATAGTCAGAGAGATCAGGACCGATCTCGTAGACGATCCTGCCGTAGGAGACACGGTATTGGTCCATGCTGGCTTCGCCATAGAGAAGGTCTCTCAGGAGGACTCGGAGGAACTGACGGCCATGTGGGACAAAATAAGAGAGCTCGCCGGAGAGGAAATCGATGAGTTCAAATAG
- the hypD gene encoding hydrogenase formation protein HypD, which yields MSSNRAKLLSSALKKLTKRPTTIMEVCGTHTVSIFRQGLRSLFPEDLKLISGPGCPVCVTSQGEIDGAIELATRKNVVMATYGDMMRVPGSNGTLGELRGTGSDVRVVLSAMETLRMAEEMPHKEIVFLAVGFETTAPATAALLIEARKRKLENLSVLCLHKRVPPALEVLSKADGNRVDGFLLPGHVAVILGHEPFKFIPEKHGIACTVAGFEADEIMLALVDLLEQICENRPSLTSRYEKAVRPEGNVKAVDLMDRVFDTSTSAWRGIGPIDESGMSIKEEYSLWDGSRKFDVAVRNVPEPNGCRCGDILSGTITPKECPLFGTGCTPVTPVGPCMVSSEGTCSAWYRYGRKGDLKWES from the coding sequence ATGAGTTCAAATAGGGCAAAACTGCTGTCCTCGGCCCTGAAAAAGCTGACAAAAAGGCCGACGACCATCATGGAGGTCTGCGGAACTCACACCGTATCGATCTTCAGACAGGGGCTGAGATCTCTTTTCCCGGAAGATCTCAAACTGATATCCGGCCCAGGCTGTCCGGTATGCGTAACATCTCAGGGGGAGATAGACGGAGCCATCGAATTGGCCACGAGGAAAAACGTCGTCATGGCTACCTATGGGGACATGATGAGGGTTCCCGGATCGAACGGTACCTTAGGGGAGCTCAGAGGCACGGGATCCGACGTGAGGGTGGTACTGTCGGCCATGGAAACCCTGAGGATGGCCGAGGAGATGCCCCACAAGGAGATAGTTTTTCTAGCGGTAGGATTCGAGACCACCGCACCGGCGACGGCGGCACTGCTGATAGAAGCGCGAAAAAGGAAACTAGAGAACCTGTCGGTCCTATGTCTGCACAAAAGAGTGCCTCCGGCACTTGAAGTGCTCTCAAAAGCCGACGGAAACCGGGTCGACGGCTTTCTATTGCCCGGCCACGTAGCGGTAATTCTAGGGCACGAACCGTTTAAATTCATTCCTGAAAAACACGGAATAGCCTGCACGGTAGCTGGCTTCGAGGCGGACGAGATAATGTTGGCCTTGGTGGACCTGCTGGAACAGATATGCGAAAATCGTCCATCTCTGACCTCCCGCTACGAAAAAGCGGTGAGGCCGGAGGGCAACGTCAAGGCCGTCGATCTGATGGACCGAGTATTCGACACGAGCACATCCGCGTGGAGAGGAATAGGTCCGATAGACGAATCGGGCATGTCCATAAAGGAAGAATATTCCCTCTGGGATGGATCTAGAAAATTCGACGTCGCCGTCAGGAACGTACCTGAACCGAATGGATGCAGGTGCGGAGATATCCTCTCGGGAACCATAACTCCCAAGGAATGCCCCCTCTTCGGAACAGGATGCACGCCGGTAACCCCGGTAGGCCCCTGTATGGTTTCCAGCGAGGGGACCTGTTCGGCTTGGTACAGATATGGAAGAAAGGGAGACCTCAAGTGGGAAAGCTGA
- the hypE gene encoding hydrogenase expression/formation protein HypE, producing MGKLNLGQGSGGRLTSELIGKFKAQFDDVNVQRDLEDCTMISPEWAVTIDGFTVSPMDFPGGNIGKLAICGGTNDLAVRGIEPKFVTLSVIAEEGLDEEELLRYGRSAASVCHGLEVKLAAGDTKVVPKGTVDGLFLTVASMGQPLGKPLGMDHIKPGDRLAVTTSIGRHGATIGSIRFDLNVEGLSSDCAPLWPLVKPLAVLPGVRAMRDCTRGGLGTTLCEWAEGTGLGIEIDESSIPIDEEVSSVCDILGFDPLHLACEGCALIAYSPDDEDRIIEILRAHPSGIQATSIGTVVEGHPSMVGMRTKAGGMRVVDMPVGELLPRIC from the coding sequence GTGGGAAAGCTGAACCTGGGCCAGGGAAGCGGAGGAAGGCTTACCTCCGAGCTGATAGGAAAATTCAAGGCTCAATTCGACGACGTAAACGTCCAGAGAGACCTGGAAGACTGCACCATGATCTCTCCGGAATGGGCCGTCACCATAGACGGCTTCACCGTGTCGCCCATGGATTTTCCCGGAGGAAATATAGGGAAATTGGCCATATGCGGTGGAACCAACGATCTGGCGGTCCGTGGAATAGAACCCAAGTTCGTCACCCTAAGCGTCATCGCCGAGGAGGGGCTGGACGAAGAGGAACTATTGAGATACGGCAGGAGCGCCGCGTCGGTGTGTCACGGGCTTGAAGTGAAACTTGCGGCGGGAGACACCAAGGTAGTTCCCAAGGGAACAGTCGACGGCCTTTTCCTAACGGTAGCGTCCATGGGGCAACCGTTAGGAAAACCTCTGGGAATGGACCACATAAAGCCCGGCGACAGGCTAGCCGTCACGACTTCCATAGGTAGGCATGGAGCCACCATAGGCTCGATCAGATTCGACCTGAACGTGGAGGGGCTCTCCAGCGACTGTGCTCCGCTTTGGCCTCTCGTAAAGCCGCTGGCTGTACTTCCAGGCGTAAGGGCCATGAGGGACTGCACCAGAGGAGGACTGGGCACCACCCTGTGCGAATGGGCGGAGGGAACCGGACTGGGAATTGAGATAGACGAATCGTCTATACCCATAGACGAAGAGGTGTCGTCGGTTTGCGACATACTAGGTTTCGACCCCCTCCATCTGGCCTGCGAAGGATGCGCCCTGATCGCCTACTCACCGGACGACGAGGACCGGATAATCGAGATCCTCAGGGCCCATCCCTCCGGGATCCAGGCGACTTCGATAGGCACGGTGGTCGAGGGACATCCATCCATGGTGGGAATGAGAACCAAGGCAGGAGGTATGAGGGTCGTCGATATGCCCGTAGGCGAGCTACTTCCCCGTATATGCTGA
- a CDS encoding TIGR00282 family metallophosphoesterase, which produces MRILFIGDMVGKPGRRMVSESLPYLRAKEGPFDFILANGENAAAGRGLTAKVAEELFDMGIDGLTSGNHIWDKKEFIPFLDEESRVVRPANYPPGCPGSGVMVLRKGDLSLGVVNLQGRVFMPSTDCPFRKIDELLGDMDGMPVFVDLHAEATSEKKVMGAYLDGRVSVLVGTHTHVQTADEEVLPRGTAYISDVGMTGSFSSAIGMTVESVMPKFLTGLPSRFEVATEDLRLNGVVVDVDYETGIALDIRRVSVKWEEWL; this is translated from the coding sequence ATGAGAATTCTCTTCATAGGCGATATGGTTGGTAAACCGGGCCGTAGGATGGTATCCGAGTCACTCCCTTACCTTCGAGCGAAGGAGGGCCCCTTCGATTTCATCCTGGCCAACGGCGAGAACGCCGCGGCCGGAAGGGGGCTCACCGCCAAGGTCGCGGAGGAGCTCTTCGATATGGGGATAGACGGTCTTACCTCGGGAAATCATATCTGGGATAAAAAGGAATTTATTCCGTTTTTGGACGAGGAGTCTCGAGTTGTCCGTCCGGCGAACTATCCTCCGGGATGTCCCGGCAGCGGGGTTATGGTCTTACGGAAGGGAGATCTCTCCCTGGGGGTTGTCAATCTTCAGGGGAGGGTCTTCATGCCTTCTACAGATTGTCCCTTCAGGAAGATCGACGAGCTCCTGGGTGATATGGACGGAATGCCCGTATTCGTGGATCTTCACGCCGAGGCGACATCGGAGAAGAAGGTCATGGGCGCTTATCTGGACGGGCGGGTCTCCGTGTTGGTGGGAACTCATACTCACGTGCAGACCGCCGACGAGGAGGTCTTACCGAGGGGAACTGCCTATATCTCCGACGTGGGGATGACTGGATCTTTCTCAAGCGCTATCGGCATGACCGTCGAGAGCGTTATGCCCAAGTTCCTCACAGGTCTTCCCTCTCGGTTCGAGGTGGCGACGGAGGATCTGAGACTCAACGGTGTGGTGGTGGACGTGGATTATGAGACCGGGATAGCCCTGGACATTAGAAGAGTTTCGGTTAAGTGGGAAGAATGGCTTTGA